CCAAATAATGCCTGTAGAGCAGAATTAGGACTATACCCCCTGGTAATAACCATTCAAAAAAGAGCCATTAAATTCCATGCCCACTTAAAAAGTAACGATGAACAGACCCTCCATCACAAAGCCCTGACCTACCGAGAGCTGAAGCCAGAGAACAACGCCCTCGGCCGACTGGTCTTAGAGCTGACGTCACAAACTGACAATAAAAACATAGCCAGACCAAACCAAATcattaaaacacaaaaagaaaaataccTCAAACATTGGACAGTTGCAACAGAGAAACAGAGTAAATTGGAATGCTATTTGGCcctaaacagaaaatatgaatTGGCAGGATACCTGAGTAAAGTGAGCGACCCTAAGCTGAGGAAAGTCCTGAGCATGTACAGACTCAGTGAACACAGTCTGAGCATAGAGACaggcagacacagacagacctGGCTGCCGAAGGAAGAGCGACTGTGTCCTCACTGCACAGAGAAGCAGCTGGAAACAGAGCTACATTTCCTGACATTCTGCCCCGATTATAAAAACATTAGAGACACATTCTATCCCCTTTTCACAACCCATCAGAAAGACTTCCTTCAATtatcaaatatggacaaactccCACTCCTGCTCGGAGAAAGCCCAGCGAACCCAAACCTGGCTGCCAGATACGTGAAGTCCTGTCACGACAAAAGAGCCTCCAGCAGGACAGAGCTAACCACTTTGTAAATATTAGAAGATTGGACATTTTTATTGCTATGTttattttcatgtaattttattttatttgtattattatttatttcgtaTAGTGTTATGAATGCTTTGGCAATGTAAAGATTTCCTTCACCATGCCAATAAAGCTATTTGAATCTgaatctgagtgtgtgtgtgagagagagagagagagagagagtgtaagtgtgtgtgagagagagagagagagagagagagagagtgagtgtgtgtgagagagagagagagtgtgagagagagagagagagagagagagtgtgagtgtgtgagagagagagagagagagagagagagagagagtgtgagtgtgtgtgagagagagtgagtgagtgagtgtgtgtgtgtgtgtgtgtgtgctataaTGCTATGTAtgatataattattattctatGATGTGTGTAGCGTTCTCTGATGACGTGCATTTCTGTGGAAACCCAtcgatttgattttttttaggattctttaatgaatataaagttcaacagaacaacatttattacaatattttgtaacattataaagtcTTTACTGTGACTTTATTGCCTTCTTGATAAATACAAGTATTAAATACTGTCAAAAAGATGACAGGAATGATAGTGTGTGTAGAAGATATTCTCTGTATATGCTATAATAACagtcattattatttaattgtatgAATTAATGTCTATTAGGAAAATGTTTTAATGCAAAgaaaaatgctaaaaaaatcaGACAAAATTATATCACAATGAAGGTTTTTGAAGGTATCGTGATATGTATCATAATATTTTTCTTGATCTCctgatgtgtgtgttatgaGCCTCGTATGTTGTGTTTGTCCAGATGATCACCTGATAGGAGACGGTCTTGTGTCCGTCCTCTCGCACCTGCGGCAGCATCAGCGGTCCAGACACCAGCCACACATCACTGAACCTCTGCGTCAGATCTCTGCAGTACATCTCCAGCCTTAGAggagcgcgcacacacacacacttatgagcaccagaacacacacatgtttgtttttgtgacatatggagacattccataggcatacaGGTTTTTAtacgtacaaaccgtattttctttccctttacactgcccctacccctaaacctacccatctcccacacacacacacacacacacacacacacacacacacacacacacacacacacacacacacacacacacacaaacacacaaacacacacccaacctacccatcccaagaaacattctgcatttttactttctcataaaaactcctcctgtgtgatttataagccttttgtaaagtggggccatgggtaatgtcctcatatttcaccctctccagtaatacctgtgtcatacccatggcattacacacttttgtgtcctcatatgtcacaaaaacatgcccacacacacacacacacttatgagcaccagaacacacacacacacttatgagcaccagaaaaaacacacacacacacacacacacacacacacacacacacacacacacacacacacacacacacttatgagcaccagaaaacacacacacacacacacacacttatgagcaccagaacacacacacacacacacacacacattggtctatgtggtttacagggactctccataggcgtaatggtttttatactgtacaaaccgtattttctatccccttacactgcccctaaacctacccatcacacacacacacacacacacacacacacacacacacacacacacacacacctgttccaGAAGCCTGCGTTGTTCTCATAGTTCTGTGGGACGATGTTGGACAGATAGAAAGTCTCTGCCATGGCCTCCTGTGGACAGAACGATCATCAGATCTTTAATCTGAAGAAATGCATCAGAGTTTTGTTGAGCAACTTAACAGAAATCACGATAATGAGCAATGGAATCTGGCAGTAAATTATTTAAAGTACAATAAAATGTACATTATATTTCAGCACACCCATCTCTAAActctaaaataatattattatacagTAGATCCAGTTTGAGTGGGTCTGAAAGGGTCTGCAACGGTCTGTGTGGGTCTGAGAGTGTGTGATACCCCtcttccaccagaatgaaccggtgctagttcagagccagtgcCAGTTGGTTCATCTTGAGAGcctttaagtaagggataatgtccacccagccggttgttatcgcagaataaaccccgacagagtgatcaggaccctgacacgaagcggagcgtcactctgaagagGGTCTAAATGGGTCTGAGTTGGTCTGGGAAAAAACAAAGAACCGATTttaaactaggctctggctccgaacCAGCAccgccttggtggaaaaggggtctGAGTGAGTCTGATTGGGTCTGATTGCGTCTGTGTAGGTCTAAATGGGTCTGAGTGGTTCTGTGTGAGTCTGAAAGGGTCTGTGTGGGTCTGAAACGGTCTGTGTGAGTCTAAATGGGTCTGAAACGGTCTGTGTGAGTCTAATTGGGTCTGAAAGGGTCTGTGTGGGTCTGAAACGGTCTGTGTGAGTCTAAATGGGTCTGAAACGGTCTGTGTGAGTCTAATTGGGTCTGAAAGGGTCTGTGTGGGTCTGAAAGGGTCTGAGTGGGTCTAAATGGGTCTGTGAGGGTCTAAATGGGTCTGAAAGGGTCTGTGTGGGTCTGAAACGGTCTGTGTGAGTCTAATTGGGTCTGAAAGGGTCTGAGTGGGTCTAAATGGGTCTGTGAGGGTCTAAATGGGTCTGAAAGGGTCTGTGAGGGTCTGAGTGGGTCAGAGTGGGTCTAAATGGGTCTGAGTGGGTCTGAAAGGGTCTGTGTGGATCTGAAAGGGCCTAAATGGGTCTGAAAGGGTCTGTGTGGGTCCGAAAGGGTCTGTGTGGGTCTAAATGGGTCTGTTTGGGTCTGAAAAGGTCTGAGTGGGTCTGAAAAGGTCTGTGTGGGTCTGTGAGGGTCTAACTGGGTCTGAAAGGGTCTAAATGGTTCTGAGTGGGTCCGATCGGGTCTGAATGTGTCGAACCTCAGAGATTTTGTTGTCTCCGGCCGGAGCCATGTGTCCGCGCGACCAGCCGCTCCGTAGGTAATCCTCGTTCCGGGCCGTGAAGAGCTCAGGGATCTCGGGATCTGGTTTAAATTTGCAGTGTTTTCTGTCGGCTTGACCTGGTCAAGGGTTGAAGAGCATCAGAATCAGAGCGCCGGTTCTGAcagacgagacgagacgagacggGCCGGGCCGGGACTCACCCAGTAACCGCTGGCCCGACAGGTGCTCCGCCACCCATCTGGGCGTCCGCCGGCTCTGGTCGTACGACAGGATGTGGTTGATGTAGAACCGGGTCTCGGCGCCGCTTTGAGGAAGACCGAAGCGCTCGATGAGGCGATGGACGGAGCTTTCTGCAGATCATAGTATTCATATTTCAAAACTGCTTTATAATGTCATACAtattattataacatttaaagATCATTGATTAATGCACATGCAAACCAGTCTAACAGTaactattatttttaataactacaAAGGATTTATCCATGTTTTGGAAAgatttaaacaaaacatttcaccTACAACAggttaaaaatgaaatatttacaGCTGAGTTCATTAATAAAGAtacaatgttttataatgttttatctCGCTcgctcacagacacacacacacactctctctctctcgctccctctctcactcactctccctctcacacacacactccttccCTCACGTCTGTGTGGACACCGGGGCAAGTTGTCACACTGTGAATGTAAATGAACTGTTGATCTGTAAGGCATCTCATCATTAATCAGTGATGTATTTGTGATTGATTAAGTAGTTTtacctgtgtgtgttttctcttcttcatacaaatacagtttCAGCGCCGCGACGCCGGAACCAGCGCCGAACACGAAGCCGCTGATGAACCTCACGGACACCACATGAGACACCATCATTAAATATaacacttttattaaataacacTTAGATAAAATGACACATCACATACACACGAACAGAagtggtgtgtgtgtctgagatgAGTGTGAGTGAAGAAGAGCGGCGCATGAGCGCTGGTTTAATCACACCGCCTTCTAGTGGTCAGAACACAGAACTGCATCAGAAACAAATCACGACTGCGAAgaaatatcatatatatatatatatatacacacacacatttaaatatagattatatGAGCAATATCACACAAGTAACGGTGGCTCTATATCAGCACGACTGATTCGAGGAGCAAAACGTATaaatatatagaaatatattaGTAAGTCTTAATAAGcaattaataaatgaatttgacgatatgtatgtgtatatgtatatatatatatatatatatatatatatatatatatatatatatatatatatatatatacatatatatacatatacatatatatatatacatatacatatatatatatacatatatatatatatatacatacatatatatatacatacatatatatatacatacatacatatatacatacatatacatatatcatacatatacattatcatatcatatatatacatatatcatatatatacatatatcatatatatacatatatatatatatatatatatatatatatatatatatatatatatatatatacacatatatatatatatatatatatatttcatataatatacatatatatatacacacatatacacacacacacacacacacaatttgttaattaatattttacacAATTATCATTAACTATATtcaattataataaattatattcacattaataagccataaattatatatacacaatttattaaataatgtattcattttaattaaatataaatcttttttttattttatgatataaatgtatttatgtatatatatatgcaaattaTTAATATGAATTTCTTTCATATAATTAGCTAtttctttttataaaataaattattttatttaatcttatataaattatatgcacacacatataatgtatataatcgtatatcatatattttatattattttatacatgtaggctatttatcattacatgtgtatatgtatgtatgtatgtatgtatgtatgtatgtatgtatgtatgtatatatatatatatatatatatacatatacatatatacatacatacatacatacgcaCACGTATATAAATTGTTAATCATATATTTATACACACTGTATATAgtcaaatcaataattttacTGTTTGATCAGAAAGTTGAAATGGTAAAGACGAGAAATCGGATCCCAAAGACGAAACGAAGATCTGAATGCTTTATCAGTATTTATTGTTACTTTCATATACAAAAAGATAAAATTGAAATAATCCTTTCTAGTGTTTGTCTACCGGTCGGGGTGTGGTGGTTTCACACTGGGCAAATACTACATTCATACTGGTTTATTCTGGCACCAATGCGGAGGAGAAACCCCACAGCCCGACTCTAGATCTATCCAAACTCTGACACTGAGCTCTAGATTACCACAGTAAAAAGAACAATGATCCACTGCAAATTAAACAACTATGTTACAATGAGCGCTCATGAAGACCCTCCGTCCGCATATGATGTCCATCCCCAGGGCACTGAcagataaaacacacacacttcagtccAGAAGAGGATTTACAGCAACAGCTCCACTCTCTCCTCATACATCTGGCCTTATACAGGTTTAgtatatttatgttaaatcagtAGTACAAGCCATGTCTGCTCTACAGTTTCAGCTACAATAGTGAGATAACCTACCACATGTACAGTTCACATAATCTGATGAAGAACATCCGCCTTGACAAACTCCTCTCGTCTCCAGAGCCGGACATTCAACTCAAAACCAAATacttgaagaaaaaaattatgtataaaaaaaaaaaaaaaaacgaaagatttttaaataaaaaaaaaaaagtttttaaataaaataaaaaagttaaaatatatatatatttttttattaaaaaccgaatgtaataaaattaaaacaaaataaagctgaccttataaaaaaattaaaatagcaaaaaactgactttataaataaaaataacattttattacagaaaagctaaataataaaataaaaactaaattaaattaagtaaaataaagtaaaacatcAGCAGCttactttataaaaaaatacaaaagtattatagaaaataaataaaaacaacaaaaaagtcaaataaaagttatagctgactttataaaaataaaatattctataaaaaataaagtaaagtaaaaaatatgttctttattttatgtgtgtgtgtatatatatatatatatatatacacacacacactgtaaaacattatttagaaaaaaagttacctggttgccttaaaattttgagttaatacaattaattttttttgagattcgacaacttttattaaaatattattaaaagattttgtaagcatgttgggtaattgtgtgtgtgaaacatgccaaatagtgctatttatcacatgttttatgtggttcagatacaataatattttgagtttctatttatttaacaaatttccttcattgtatcaactcaaatttttaatttcaataaattcaaaattttaaggcaaccaggttacttacttttttaagttaaaccaacaaaaaacaaaaattttacagtgtatatatatgtctatatatatatatatataaacagctgacttaaaaattattttctaataaaaaaaaaaaattaacaactgactgacttttttttgtttttaaatcattatgAAAAATCGAGAAAGACACATAATCAAGCAGGTTATGATATTTCACTTCAATTTcttaaataatcttaattcacaCAGTTAGACATGTCCGCAGCTTCAGACAGCATTAACTTTAGCGTTTATTACCGTATGCTGTAATATTTCCACAGATAACGTTTTTCACGATATTCTGAGTCAAATATAATTCATGTGGTCTGAGTTTAACACGAGCAGGAAACACGGAGGAAGAGTTTGTCAAGGGTTTgtctcatcatcatcatcatcatcatccacgTCACGCCAGTACAAAAGAGGTTTGAGATCCGCGTTTGGATTGGCTCGCGGATATCCAGCTATAGCAACACTGTTTCACATGAGCTCTGAGGTATCGGCTTCCTGAAAACCTGGACCAAAGATTTGCATCCAGAGTTACAGCTGGTCACTTTTACAGTTTCATATTTCATATATCTATATAGATTTTTTCCCATATATATTTTCTATAGCTTTTTCTGCCAGGTAGAACAGAAAGTGAGaggtgggagagagagagagagagagagagagagagagagagagagagagagagagagagagagagagagagagagagagagagagagagagagagagagagagagagagagagagagagagagagagaagagagagagagagagagagagagagagagagagagagagagagagagagagagaggagagagagagagagagagagagagagagatgatgaTGAACACAAGGCATCGGTCGCTTCAGTAATCGTCAGGAAAAAGAATCACGTCTTTGTGCTCACAATCCGGCGGGAAAACACACGATTACAGGGAAAACCAGCCAAACATACACTTAGATTCATCTCACAAAAGCTACAAATCAATCGGGTGAatcaatgattcaatgactcgttCATAAAGATTAATTAATGAATCAGCTATTTGGAcgaatgaatcagtgaatcaatagCTCATTCATAAAGAGAGCTAATTACTTCTTCCCTAAATGAATCAGCCATTTGAACAATCAATCTGTGAATCTATTATTAAATGACTCGTTCATAAAGAGCCATTTACTTAATTCCTTAATGAATCAGCTATTTGAACGAATGAATCTGTGACTCAATTATTCAATGGCTTGTTCATAAAGAGAGCCATTTGTTtaattcctgaatgaatcagccattTGAACAAATTATTCGTGTGAATcagtgattcaatgactcattcataaaaATCCGAATGCATCGgccatttgaatgaattaatgcCTCACTGGTTTAGACATTTACATTAGGGGCTGTCGATTTAACGCACATTTTATCCTTATATAACAGCATGAGTGCAAATACAATGTTGATTTTATTTTGTCTATTTTTGCTACACTTTTCCAATGAAAATATTACCCATAAATCCATAGAAGAACTGTTACGAGCAACATATATCCATGCTTAATTTCTGTATAAATCTACATTTGAACGAATCAATTGGGTGAgtcaatgattcaatgactcattcataaagAGAGCCATTTACTTAATTCCTGAATGATTCAGCCGTTTGAAAGAATCAAATgaatcaatgactcactcatttagATATTTATAATTATGGCGGTAGAATC
This DNA window, taken from Pseudorasbora parva isolate DD20220531a chromosome 24, ASM2467924v1, whole genome shotgun sequence, encodes the following:
- the LOC137064119 gene encoding nuclease EXOG, mitochondrial-like — its product is MMVSHVVSVRFISGFVFGAGSGVAALKLYLYEEEKTHTESSVHRLIERFGLPQSGAETRFYINHILSYDQSRRTPRWVAEHLSGQRLLGQADRKHCKFKPDPEIPELFTARNEDYLRSGWSRGHMAPAGDNKISEEAMAETFYLSNIVPQNYENNAGFWNRLEMYCRDLTQRFSDVWLVSGPLMLPQVREDGHKTVSYQLIGKDDVAVPTHLFKVVLAQKDPSSDSLALGAFVVPNSPIGFERPLTDFQVSLPDLERMSGLRFFPGVERAERIENLCDVDSCRLMDFQQFTLYLSGRKVSSSRTIARLEKVMAELRDAGITPDEYLTNLYLEKRRELQEKKPEL